In a genomic window of Pedobacter sp. KBS0701:
- a CDS encoding c-type cytochrome — translation MRDISMILKSVWKSLFVFSAISVIAVSTVNAQDAKEGRTLFKAKCSSCHALDHKVVGPALEGVSDRHPEAFLLKWIPNNAAMIAAGDPAAVKLFNDNGKVPMTTFPELDEAKVKDILAYIKEGEPKAPVDPNAPKAGTAESGTSGLSIAGIVAIVVLAIVILVILGRASKLLERLILQKQGIEIEEDVPLKVGVRKMFKNKKFVMFFILCLIICLGSFGWMGMWNTGVHTGYQPVQPIKFSHELHAGINQIDCQYCHNGAFKSKNATIPSLNVCMNCHKAVQARDKYDGEISPEIKKIYNALGYDPETQKYDEGKAKPMEWVRVHNLPDFAYFNHSQHVVVAEDAIRKAKGLQPTEPVCFACHGPVNTMEEIYQYSPLTMKWCINCHKETDISGQKNNAFYAKVIEAHEKIKKGEKITPALLGGLECGKCHY, via the coding sequence ATGAGAGATATCTCGATGATTTTAAAAAGCGTTTGGAAGTCGTTATTCGTATTTTCAGCAATTTCCGTAATAGCGGTTTCTACCGTAAATGCGCAGGATGCTAAAGAAGGAAGAACGCTTTTCAAAGCAAAATGTTCTTCGTGCCATGCGTTAGATCACAAAGTTGTTGGTCCGGCATTAGAAGGAGTAAGCGATCGTCACCCTGAAGCGTTCCTGTTAAAATGGATCCCTAACAACGCAGCAATGATTGCTGCCGGAGATCCTGCAGCTGTTAAATTATTTAACGATAATGGCAAAGTACCAATGACTACTTTCCCTGAGTTAGATGAAGCAAAAGTAAAAGATATCTTAGCGTACATTAAAGAGGGTGAGCCAAAAGCACCTGTTGATCCAAATGCACCTAAAGCTGGTACTGCAGAAAGTGGTACTTCAGGTTTATCAATTGCAGGTATTGTAGCTATCGTTGTATTGGCGATTGTTATTTTGGTAATCTTAGGCCGTGCTTCTAAATTGTTAGAGCGCCTGATTTTACAAAAACAAGGTATCGAGATTGAAGAAGATGTGCCATTAAAAGTTGGTGTGCGCAAGATGTTCAAAAACAAGAAATTTGTGATGTTCTTTATCTTGTGTTTAATCATCTGTTTAGGTTCATTCGGTTGGATGGGCATGTGGAATACTGGTGTTCATACCGGTTACCAGCCAGTTCAGCCAATTAAATTCTCTCACGAGTTGCACGCGGGTATCAATCAGATCGATTGTCAGTATTGCCACAACGGCGCATTTAAATCAAAAAATGCAACTATTCCTTCATTAAACGTTTGTATGAACTGCCATAAAGCTGTTCAGGCAAGAGATAAATATGATGGAGAGATTTCTCCTGAGATCAAAAAAATCTATAATGCTTTAGGTTACGATCCGGAAACACAGAAATATGATGAAGGTAAAGCTAAACCAATGGAGTGGGTACGTGTACACAACCTTCCTGATTTTGCTTACTTCAATCACTCTCAGCACGTAGTTGTTGCAGAAGATGCCATCCGTAAAGCAAAAGGATTACAACCAACAGAACCTGTATGTTTCGCTTGTCACGGCCCGGTTAATACCATGGAAGAAATTTATCAATATTCTCCACTAACCATGAAATGGTGTATTAACTGCCACAAAGAAACAGATATTTCTGGTCAGAAAAATAATGCTTTCTACGCTAAGGTTATCGAAGCGCACGAAAAGATTAAAAAAGGCGAGAAAATTACACCAGCGTTATTGGGTGGTTTAGAGTGTGGTAAATGCCACTATTAA